In the Streptomyces fradiae ATCC 10745 = DSM 40063 genome, TGCTCGAAGCTGACCGCCAGCGCGAGGAACTCGCCGAGGCTGTCCCAGCGCAGGTAGTTCTCCTTGACGAGCTGCTGGACGTGCTTCGGGGCGGAGCCGCCCGCACCCGTCTCGAAGAGGCCGCCGCCGTTCATCAGCGGGACGACCGACAGCATCTTGGCGCTGGTGCCGAGCTCCAGGATCGGGAACAGGTCGGTCAGGTAGTCGCGCAGCACGTTGCCGGTGACGGAGATGGTGTTCTCGCCGCGGCGGATGCGCTCCAGGGAGAACTTCGTCGCCTCGACCGGCGGCATGATCTCGATCCGGAGGCCCTCGGTGTCGTGCTCCGGCAGGTACGCCTTGACCTTCTCGATGAGCCGGGCGTCGTGGGCGCGGCCCTCGTCCAGCCAGAAGACGGCCGGGTCGCCGGTGGCGCGGGCGCGGGTGACGGCGAGCTTCACCCAGTCCCTGATCGGGGCGTCCTTCGTCTGGCACATGCGGAAGATGTCGCCGCGGCCGACCGGCTGCTCCAGGACGACCTCGCCGGCCTGGTCGACCACGCGGACGGTGCCGGGTTGCGCGATCTCGAAGGTCTTGTCGTGGCTGCCGTACTCCTCGGCCTTCTGCGCCATGAGGCCGACGTTCGGCACGGAGCCCATGGTCGCCGGGTCGAGGGCGCCGTGGGCGCGGCAGTCCTCGATGACGGCCTGGTACACGCCGGAGTAGCTGCTGTCGGGCAGGACCGCGAGGGTGTCGGCCTCCTTGCCGTCCGGGCCCCACATGTGGCCGGAGGTGCGGATCATGGCCGGCATCGACGCGTCGACGATGACGTCGCTCGGTACGTGCAGGTTGGTGATGCCGCGGTCGGAGTCGACCATGGCCAGGGCCGGGCCCTCGGCCAGCTCGGCGTCGAAGGACGCCTTGATCTCCTCGCCCTGCGGCAGGGAGTCCAGGCCCTTCAGGATGCCGCCGAGGCCGTCGTTCGGGCTCAGGCCGGCGCCGGCCAGCACGTCGCCGTAGGCGGCGAAGGTCTTCGGGAAGAACGCGCGGACCACGTGGCCGAAGATGATCGGGTCCGAGACCTTCATCATCGTCGCCTTCAGGTGGACGGAGAACAGCACGCCCTCGGCCTTGGCGCGGGCGACCTGCTCGGAGAGGAAGGCGCGCAGCGCCTCGGCGCGCATCACCGACGCGTCCACGACCTCGCCCGCCAGCACGGGCACGGACTCGCGCAGCACGGTCGTCGAGCCGTCCTCGCCGGCCAGCTCGATGCGCAGCGAGCCGTCCTCGGCGACGACCGCCGACTTCTCGGTGGACCGGAAGTCGTCGGCGCCCATCGTCGCCACGTTCGTCTTGGAGTCGGCCGTCCAGGCGCCCATGCGGTGCGGGTGCGCCTTGGCGTAGTTCTTGACCGACGCGGGGGCGCGGCGGTCCGAGTTGCCCTCGCGCAGGACCGGGTTGACGGCGCTGCCCTTGACCTTGTCGTAGCGGGCGCGGATCTCGCGCTCCTCGTCCGTCTTCGGGTCGTCCGGGTAGTCCGGCAGCGCGTAGCCCTGCTCCTGCAGCTCCGCGACGGCGGCCTTCAGCTGCGGGATCGACGCCGAGATGTTCGGCAGCTTGATGATGTTGGCGCCGGGCGTCTTCGCCAGCTCGCCCAGCTCGGCGAGGGCGTCGTCGATGCGCTGCCCCTCCTGGAGGTACTCCGGGAAGGAGGCGATGATCCGCCCGGCCAGCGAGATGTCGCGGGTCTCGACGCTGACGCCGGCCGCCGAGGCGTACGCCTGGACCACGGGCAGGAACGAGTACGTCGCCAGGGCCGGGGCCTCGTCAGTGTGGGTGTAGATGATGGTCGAGTCAGTCACCGGGTGCTCCGCTCCACGTCTGTAACATTGCTCGACATCAAGATATCTCGTGAGCGCCCCCCGCTCGACAGACCCCCGCCCCGGATTCCGCCACGGCCTTCCCGGAGCCGCCCCCGAGCCCCGCCGCAGCCGTGCCCCCCGCCCCGCCCAGGCCGCCGCGCGAGTCTGCGGAGGCCCGACCTTCCGCCCCGCCCAGGCCGCCGCGCGGCCCCGCGGAGGCCGTACCCGTCACCCCGAGCAGGCCGCCGCACGGCACCGCGGGAGCCGCGCGACAGGTCTGGACCAGAGTCTTGCCCTGCCGGGTCGGGACCGCGAAGCTCCCCTCATGGAACTGGAGTTGCGGCATCTGAGGACGGTGCGGGCCATCGCCGACGCGGGCAGTCTCACCAAGGCCGCCACCGCGCTCGGCCTGGCCCAGCCCGCGCTGAGCACCCAGCTCAAACGGATCGAGCGGGTCCTGGGCGGGGCCCTGTTCGAGCGGGGGCGGCACGGCGTGCGGGCCACACCGCTGGGCGAGCTCGTCCTGGAGCGGGCCCGGATCGTGCTGCCCGCCGTCAGCGACCTCCAGCGCGACGCCGTGCGGTTCGCGCGGGGCGCCGCCGGCGCCGAGGGCCCCCGCTTCCGCCTCGGCGGCACCCACGGCCCGCTGCTCGGCGCCCTCGTCGACCGGCTCGCCGCCCGCCACCCGTGCGCCGCCGTCACCACCCACACCTCCTGGTCCGAGCGGGAGATCGCCGCCGCCGTCACCGAGGGCCGCCTCGACTACGCCCTCATCGGCACCTGCGGCAGCAGCACCCCGCCCGAGGGCGACCGGCTCGCCTGGCGGGAGATCGCCACCGACCCCGTTTTTGTGATGCTCCCGACCGGCCACCGGCTCGCCTCCCGCGACCGCGTGGACCTCGCCGACCTGGCCGGCGCCGCCTGGGCGGACGTCCCCGGCGACGGCTGCTTCGCCGACTGCTTCCACGCCGCCTGCGCCCGCGCGGGCTTCACCCCGGCGCGCGTCTACGAGACCGACACGGCGTCCTGCGTCCACCTCGTCCAGGTCGGCCGCGCCGTCGGGCTGTGCCGCGCCACGTTCCCCGACACGGCCGGGCTCGTCACCCGCCCGCTCGCCGGGGACCCCCTCGTGTGGCGGCACCTGATCGGCTGGCACCCGGACACGCCCGCCGCGCTCACCGCCCCCTCCGTCCTCGCCCAGGCGCGCGCCGCGCACGCCGAGGCGGCGGCCCGCAGCCGCAGTTACGCCGCCTGGAGGGCTTCCGGGCTCCCATAACGCCGAAGAGAGGGAAAAGCGACATCTTCTGAGGGTCTTTCGGCAACACCTACGGTTTCGGAACCCCCCACTCGACCCCATCCGAAACCGAGGAGAACACCGGATGCTCCACAGACACGCCGGAGCCGCGTTCGCCGCCGCGGCAGCGGTCGGCGCCCTCGTGCTCACCGCGCTCCCCGGCGCGGCGGCCGCCGCGCCGGCCCCGCCCGCCACCACCCCCTCGGCCGCGGTGAGCATGGGCGCCGACAAGACGTCCCCCGAGGTCCTGGCCGCCATGCAGCGGGACCTGGGGCTCAGCGAGCCGCAGGCCCAGCGGCGCCTGGTGAACGAGGCCGAGGCCGGAGCGGTCGCCGGGCGCCTCGGCGGCGTCCTCGGCGCCGACTACGCCGGCGCCTGGGTGCGGGGTGCCGAGTCCGCGACCCTGACGGTCGCCACCACCGACCCCGCCGACGCGCTCGCGATCCGCGCCGCCGGTGCCGAGGCCCGCGTGGTCCGCCACACGCTGGCCCGCCTCGACGCCGCCAAGGCCGCCCTCGACCGGGCCGCCGCCCGCACCGACACCCGCGACGTGCCCGTCTGGTACGTCGACGTCC is a window encoding:
- a CDS encoding LysR family transcriptional regulator; amino-acid sequence: MELELRHLRTVRAIADAGSLTKAATALGLAQPALSTQLKRIERVLGGALFERGRHGVRATPLGELVLERARIVLPAVSDLQRDAVRFARGAAGAEGPRFRLGGTHGPLLGALVDRLAARHPCAAVTTHTSWSEREIAAAVTEGRLDYALIGTCGSSTPPEGDRLAWREIATDPVFVMLPTGHRLASRDRVDLADLAGAAWADVPGDGCFADCFHAACARAGFTPARVYETDTASCVHLVQVGRAVGLCRATFPDTAGLVTRPLAGDPLVWRHLIGWHPDTPAALTAPSVLAQARAAHAEAAARSRSYAAWRASGLP
- a CDS encoding NADP-dependent isocitrate dehydrogenase — translated: MTDSTIIYTHTDEAPALATYSFLPVVQAYASAAGVSVETRDISLAGRIIASFPEYLQEGQRIDDALAELGELAKTPGANIIKLPNISASIPQLKAAVAELQEQGYALPDYPDDPKTDEEREIRARYDKVKGSAVNPVLREGNSDRRAPASVKNYAKAHPHRMGAWTADSKTNVATMGADDFRSTEKSAVVAEDGSLRIELAGEDGSTTVLRESVPVLAGEVVDASVMRAEALRAFLSEQVARAKAEGVLFSVHLKATMMKVSDPIIFGHVVRAFFPKTFAAYGDVLAGAGLSPNDGLGGILKGLDSLPQGEEIKASFDAELAEGPALAMVDSDRGITNLHVPSDVIVDASMPAMIRTSGHMWGPDGKEADTLAVLPDSSYSGVYQAVIEDCRAHGALDPATMGSVPNVGLMAQKAEEYGSHDKTFEIAQPGTVRVVDQAGEVVLEQPVGRGDIFRMCQTKDAPIRDWVKLAVTRARATGDPAVFWLDEGRAHDARLIEKVKAYLPEHDTEGLRIEIMPPVEATKFSLERIRRGENTISVTGNVLRDYLTDLFPILELGTSAKMLSVVPLMNGGGLFETGAGGSAPKHVQQLVKENYLRWDSLGEFLALAVSFEHLSQVTGNARAKVLADTLDRATATFLNEDKSPTRRVGGIDNRGSHFYLALYWAQELARQTDDAALAEAFGPLAKTLTEQEGAIVEELNAVQGEPADIGGYYQPDPEKAAAVMRPSRTFNQALGTLA